The DNA sequence ACCACTCCGGCGATTGGGACGCGGTGGACGAGCGCATGCCCGCCAACCTGCTGCACTCGCTGGTGCAGTACACCAAAGTACCCGTCGAACCCAAGGAAAAAGTGGTGGCCCTCGATAGCCCCGCGCTGTTCGGCTACCCGTTTTGCTACCTGAGCGGGCACCGGCTGGTGCAGTTTTCGGCGGCCGAAAAAAAGAACTTCACTCAGTACGTGCGCAACGGCGGCTTCGTGTTTGTGGACGACTGCAACCACGACATCGACGGCCTGTTTGCCCGCTCGTTTGAGGAGCAGATGCGCGTGTGCTTTGGGCCCCAGGCTTTG is a window from the Hymenobacter nivis genome containing:
- a CDS encoding DUF4159 domain-containing protein; the protein is MPVPFTFVRLSYHSGDWDAVDERMPANLLHSLVQYTKVPVEPKEKVVALDSPALFGYPFCYLSGHRLVQFSAAEKKNFTQYVRNGGFVFVDDCNHDIDGLFARSFEEQMRVCFGPQALKKIPKTHPIYSQFFQFKDGPPNTGFELNGWGDDLVHDYLKGIEIKGRLGVLYSNKDYGCEWDYDFRNKRFLAEDNTKFGVNILLYALT